From Patescibacteria group bacterium, a single genomic window includes:
- a CDS encoding isoprenyl transferase produces the protein MSSYAKISCIMLKHIGIIMDGNRRWAKERGLPAMAGHKAGADRLKDILLYAQKIGLKIITVFAFSTENWKRSKTEVDFLMDLFINFVDKNLPELQKMGVKFNHLGSFAKLSKKVQEKIKKATEATKDNNELIFNIALNYGGRDEIVRAVQNIVEQKYKPEEVDEELIGAHLDTAGQDDPDLIIRTSGEQRLSGFLPWQSAYSELYFTDVYWPDFDAKELDKAITEYNNRQRRFGN, from the coding sequence ATGTCAAGCTATGCTAAAATAAGCTGTATTATGTTGAAACATATAGGAATTATCATGGATGGGAATCGGAGATGGGCCAAGGAGAGGGGACTGCCGGCCATGGCCGGGCATAAGGCAGGGGCAGACCGATTAAAAGATATTCTTTTGTATGCTCAAAAAATCGGTCTTAAAATAATTACGGTTTTTGCTTTTTCCACTGAAAATTGGAAACGCTCCAAAACAGAGGTAGATTTTTTGATGGATCTGTTTATTAATTTTGTTGATAAAAATTTACCTGAACTACAAAAAATGGGAGTTAAATTTAACCATTTGGGTTCGTTTGCTAAATTGTCAAAAAAAGTTCAGGAAAAAATAAAAAAGGCAACCGAAGCCACCAAAGATAATAATGAATTGATTTTTAACATTGCTTTAAATTACGGCGGTCGCGATGAGATCGTGCGGGCGGTGCAAAATATTGTTGAACAAAAGTATAAGCCAGAAGAGGTTGATGAAGAGTTAATTGGCGCTCATCTTGATACTGCCGGACAGGATGATCCGGATTTGATCATCAGAACGTCGGGTGAACAAAGATTATCCGGCTTTTTACCCTGGCAATCCGCTTACAGTGAATTGTATTTTACTGATGTGTATTGGCCGGATTTTGATGCCAAAGAACTGGACAAAGCCATTACTGAATATAATAATCGGCAAAGGAGATTTGGAAATTAA